From Heliangelus exortis chromosome 11, bHelExo1.hap1, whole genome shotgun sequence:
ATGGGAAGATGTTGCTCACTCTCCCAAGCACAATATCCCAGGCACTCTTCCAGGAGGGATATTTTCCTTCTACCATGAAATCTGTCACTTTGGGCACCTTACCCACACTCCAGACTTCCCAAAATGCCAGCCTTGAGTGCTGGCACTGGGAAGGAAGGTACCAAGAGGTAGGCAGAAGGCACAGTGCTGGAACCTCTGCAAGCATCCCAAAGAAGCAGGGTACAGGTACTTGCCAGAATCccaattttccttctcttcccctaaAGCCAAACCTGCTTCTGCCCTCTCACCATATCCATGTAAAGGTGGTGGGTCTTTCCCACAAGGAAAAATTGTGCTCCTTGCCCCCCAGAGGTCTCTGAGCTCTCCTGCTGAGGGGCAAGAGGACAAGAGACCTCCAGTATTCAAAGCAATGCTGAGGTTCTgctgagcagaagaaaagtgCTCCCAGGTGATTCAAGACACTTTCCTGATTATCTGAGGCTTGCCAGAAAACCCCCACACCTTCAAAAGCTGCCTCCCATTAGTGCTCATCAGCCAGAGAAACACAGAGCCCAAAGGGGCACCTGATGAATAAATTAGCTTTTCCTCCACAAGTCAATCCCATCACCTTACAAGAAACTTTTTCAGCACCAGTGGAGctgagccagccctgctcctggtaACCTCGAGCAGAAGGAGCCCAGGAAATCCCAACAGCCATCACATCTCCTTGGAGTTTGGATTATTCCTAAGGGGtcccccctcatccccacaCTAGGGCTGGGCTCTTGCAGCTCTCATTGAATTTCTCCTTGGGCAGCATGTGAAAGTTTTTATGGGGAATTGCAAGTGCTTGCACCTGTCTGCAGGTCAACATCACCCTGAGCTCCCTAGATCCTCATCACCCAGCCTCAGCCAACCTGCAAACATCACTTCCCCCCTCTCTAGTTTGAGTAACTTATGAGTTAGGACACTGGGGGATCCTTCCTGACCAAAAAGGATCCATTTCCTCTTGGAGACAGAATCAAAAAACCCCTCCTTGGTGCCcaaaggaaatttattttcttgggaGGAGACACCTCCCAGCTTCTCTACACAACCAACCACAGCAAGCTAAGAATTGTTTTCCAAACAAAGCTCTTTCAACCCAATAAAGTCCAGATGCTCATCCAAAGCTGCAAGAGCCAGAAAAACACCCAGGGAACTGCCTCCTGCCATGTCCAGAGCTCCTGAGCCGCCCAAAAACTTtacaacactggaaaaaaaaataaagtcccAACACAATAAGCCCACCTGGCTCCAAACTGAATTCCtcttcaaaaaagcaaaacacatttgATAACAATCAGCAGagacagaacaaagaaataaaccacCCCTTCTGatgacacagaaagaaacaatgCAACTGAGTAAGCCCATATCTCCAACCCACACCCAGAGAAGAGGTCTCCACCTTCACAAGCAACATCTGGCATGCTGgtgaacagcaaaaaaaattaaaaataaacccacttTACTCACCCCAGCTCAGACAGTTCCTCCAGCAACCTCCCTTACCCTCTCTCTGCAGCCAAAGACCATCAGCACCCAGCTGGCACTTATAGGTCCTGATGGGCCCCTCCCACCACAGGTGCTTCCAATAagcttcctctccttttcccttccagctatcaaaaggaaaaagaaactccACCCCACCTCACTGGTTCTTCCATCCTGCCCTTTTATCCTTCTAGCACCTTCTCCCACCCCACCATGCTCAGAGGGATTAAAGCCCCTAAATTAGTGACTCCCCAAAGATTTAGATCCTTGCCAAGGCTTGACCCACACCCATGGGAGAACTTGGCCAGCTCTCAGCCAGGAGATCCCAAATTTCCAGAGACAAGGGACTGAAAGGGTGGAGAAAAAGGACTGAAAGCCTTTGAAGCCTTTCAGGAGACACCACTGAGCACTGTGCATCCATGCAGCTTCACACCTGGGTCACACCACCCTGACCACCCCAGCAGAAAACAGCCCTGGATTATGGGGGGATGGCATGTCTCTTCCCAGGGGTGGATGGGGGAAGTGTGGCAGATACTTGACCCCAGAACCAGAGCTAAAGCATATGTAGGGTACAAAAAGGTTGGTTTTCTagctgtcccagggctgccaaAATATGGAGGAATGGCCACAAATGCCCctaagttttttttaatcctgagTGCAGGCAGGAGACTGGTTCTTCACTGGTTTGTGGCCAGAGATTCACACCCCCGAGTTGGGTGGCAAACCTCCTTATATCTGAAGTCCCTGAAGCTGTGCCTCCCACCTCCTTCAGCAGGCTGTGTTGGCAGTTGTCCCATTGGAGCCCCCTGATGCCACCCCACCATTTGCAGCCCCATCCTTGATGTTCTTTTCCGAGTGTGAGGTGGGTTTGTGTCTCCTGGGCCTGGTGATGGCTGTTCCAATGCCCCTGAGACACAACTGCACATCCTCTCGGAAGGAGGGGGTGTAGAGTCCATAGATGATGGGGTCAGTGCACGTGTGCAGCAGGccaaagagaaagaaggtgTGGTTGACATACTCTGGCATCTTCTGGATCATGGTTGGCTGGAACCAGTACCACAAGCCCAGGAGGTAGTATGGGGTCCAGCAGATGATGAAGGTTGCAACGATCACTATGGTCATCTTGAGGGTCTTCATGCGGGCCTTGGAGATGTAGTCTTTTTGATTTCTTATCAAACCTGCCAGGGAGAGCCAAAAGGGTAGCTGGAGATGGGAGAAACCCAGAGCATAACCATCCATGGCTCTGCTAAAGAACATCTCATAGTCTGCTCCATGGCCTGCATGAAGCAGAAGACAACAAGGAGGGAGGTCAAAGAATCTGTGCCAAGCCCCCCCGTTGGGTTACCCTTCCAAGGGAGGTGACAGAGATCCAACCACgctccaggctggagcagggccagTCAGAGAGTCATGGTGGACACTCCTGGTGGACCTGCTTACCTTTGTTGATCTTCAGCTGCTTGCTGATCTCCCAGATGATGCGGATGTAGCAAACGATCATGACGCTCAGGGGGGTGATGAAGAGGGTGGTGAAGGTGAACATGTTGTAGATGGTTTCCTCCCAGTGTGCTCGGAAGCTCCCATGGGTGACACACTGGGTGAAGTTCCTTCCTGGGACTGTGTGCAGGtggaagaggaaaagctgaTATGGAGAAACAAATAATAACTCAGAGAGGATTTGAAACGGGGCACCACGTCCCGCAGGGGCTCCTGGCTGTGTATGGAAGCACCTCCCTACTGCTGATGGAATGGGAGGGGTGGTCTGGGCCCCCCACTCCTGGTTCTGGTCAGCCTGGATGGGACCTGCTGGCTGGGAAATCCCAGTTTCTGGCCAGTTTGTGCCAGTGAGAGTGCCACCAGCAGGAGGGAACTGATTGTCCTCCTGTACTCgacactggtgaggccacacctcaaatCCTGGAgtcagttttgggcccctcaagacaagaaggacattgaggggtcggagtgtgtccagagaagggcaatggagctggagaaggaccTGGTGCacatggagaagggtctggagaactaCTGAGAAGCatctgagggacctgggggtgttcagcctggggcagaggaggctgaggagaccTTCTCtttgaaaggaggctggagccagcgggggagttggtctcttctccctggtaACAGTGAGAGGATGAGAGGAAACCAcctcaagttgtgtcaggggagctTTAGGTTGGAGATTGGGAAacatttcttcacagaaagggttgtcaggccccGTCctaggctgcccagggcagaggtggagtccccatccctggcgGGCTTTCAGAGCCATGGAGacgtggtgctgagggccatggcttagcagtggccttggcagtgttggACTGGAAAACCATAAAGGTCATTTCCAAGCCAAACAATCCCATAAATTCTCCAAAGCCAATCCCAACCCGGGCAGGAGAACACCAAACCCTACCTGGGGTGAAGCCAGGAGGAGGCTGCCCGCCCAGGCGGCGCGGAGCAGCGTCCCGTTGGGCCGGCGAGGGCGGGAGAAGGGCCTGAGGACAGCGGAGTGGCGGTCCAGGCTGATGACCACCAGCACCATGGCGGCCGCGTACATGGCGAAGAGCTTGAGAAAGTTGAGGAGCTTGCAGGAGACGTCCCCTCCGTACCACTGCACCGTCACGTTCCAGGCCGCGTCCAAGGGCATCACCAccagcgtcaccagcaggtcgGCCAGCGccaggctgaggagcaggggcCTGACGGGGGGggatttcctcctcttcctcagcaaACTGCCCAGCACCGCCGCGTTGCTGCCCACCGACACCAAGAAGATGGCGGCCGTGACCGCCACGCGGGCCTTGGCCGCCGGCGTGAAGCGGGGCTCCAGCCAGTGCTGAGGGCAGCTGGAGGGGGAGGTGttggtgtccccatccctgggggtgggCTGGGTGGGGAGCTGCTTGTCACCCATCCCCTGCTGAGAGATGAGCAACAAAGTGAGAATTCCTcttctgagggagctgggggtggagaagaggaggctcaggggagacctcatcactctctacaactccctgaaaggaggtgggagccagggggggtcgggctcttctcccaagtaagacaagaggccatgggcttaagcaCTGcaaggggaagtttaggttggatattaggaaaaaattctttacagagagggtgattggaatgggctgcccagggagggggtggattctccatccctggaggtttttataaaaagactggatgtggcactcagtgccatgggctgggaaccacggtggcagtggattaagggttggacttgatgatctcagaggtcctttccaacccaaaagaTTCTCTGTTTTGGGGCTGCTTCATCTGCTGCAGCTTCCCTAGAAGGAGAaatggggaggtggtgggatcTGCCCCATCAGGAACCTTCCAGGCTCTCCTGGTCAGGGTGACACAGCCCGGCT
This genomic window contains:
- the LOC139800753 gene encoding gonadotropin-releasing hormone II receptor-like isoform X2, yielding MQKKKKELKELEHPDSAPRRWETHGERQGASSPGIRACVCQQGMGDKQLPTQPTPRDGDTNTSPSSCPQHWLEPRFTPAAKARVAVTAAIFLVSVGSNAAVLGSLLRKRRKSPPVRPLLLSLALADLLVTLVVMPLDAAWNVTVQWYGGDVSCKLLNFLKLFAMYAAAMVLVVISLDRHSAVLRPFSRPRRPNGTLLRAAWAGSLLLASPQLFLFHLHTVPGRNFTQCVTHGSFRAHWEETIYNMFTFTTLFITPLSVMIVCYIRIIWEISKQLKINKGLIRNQKDYISKARMKTLKMTIVIVATFIICWTPYYLLGLWYWFQPTMIQKMPDVVKFLGGSGALDMAGGSSLGVFLALAALDEHLDFIGLKELCLENNS
- the LOC139800753 gene encoding gonadotropin-releasing hormone II receptor-like isoform X1, yielding MQKKKKELKELEHPDSAPRRWETHGERQGASSPGIRACVCQQGMGDKQLPTQPTPRDGDTNTSPSSCPQHWLEPRFTPAAKARVAVTAAIFLVSVGSNAAVLGSLLRKRRKSPPVRPLLLSLALADLLVTLVVMPLDAAWNVTVQWYGGDVSCKLLNFLKLFAMYAAAMVLVVISLDRHSAVLRPFSRPRRPNGTLLRAAWAGSLLLASPQLFLFHLHTVPGRNFTQCVTHGSFRAHWEETIYNMFTFTTLFITPLSVMIVCYIRIIWEISKQLKINKGLIRNQKDYISKARMKTLKMTIVIVATFIICWTPYYLLGLWYWFQPTMIQKMPEYVNHTFFLFGLLHTCTDPIIYGLYTPSFREDVQLCLRGIGTAITRPRRHKPTSHSEKNIKDGAANGGVASGGSNGTTANTAC